A DNA window from Ensifer sp. WSM1721 contains the following coding sequences:
- the paaB gene encoding 1,2-phenylacetyl-CoA epoxidase subunit PaaB, whose amino-acid sequence MSSEWPLWEVFIRGQHGLNHRHVGSLHAPDAEMAINNARDVYTRRNEGVSIWVVRSSAIVASSPSEKGPLFEPSNSKVYRHPTFFDIPDEVGHM is encoded by the coding sequence CCTCTGGGAGGTCTTCATCCGCGGCCAGCACGGCCTCAATCATCGCCACGTTGGCAGCCTCCACGCGCCCGATGCCGAGATGGCGATCAACAACGCCCGCGACGTCTATACCCGCCGCAACGAGGGGGTGAGCATCTGGGTGGTGCGTTCGAGCGCTATAGTGGCAAGCTCGCCTTCTGAAAAAGGGCCGCTGTTCGAACCGTCGAACTCGAAAGTCTACCGCCACCCGACGTTCTTCGACATTCCCGATGAAGTGGGGCACATGTGA